The genomic stretch AAGCTTTTAACTTTTTATTTCATGGTTGATATAACTGCGTAGACCAAAATGTATTTTACTCACATCACCAGCATAGTGATTGATGGTGAAGTCAGTTCGTGACAACTTCGGTTTGCTGAATCGCTTATTGTCCTTAAGTGTTTGATATAGCTTTTCAGCAAATGTTTCGTGCGTTGATCTTGGAAACATACTACAAAGAATAAGCAGGACAATATATAAAAGAATGACTATAAAACATAGTTATTGCTCAAAGTATATATATTTGCATGCGCTAACGCCACTTTACATTATgtaaaatgacataaacaaaCCATTAACTATAATACAAATATTTGAACTATTGTCATTTAATACATACCAGGCCTCGTCCAGAAGAGCAATAACGCCGCCAGGTTTCTGAAGTTATAAACAAGAATGAGATGACAAACTGATAGAACTTTTCTAAAATGACAAAAATGCAAGGGTGAGTTGCACCTTCTCAATAAGATCGAGAACATCTTGATTATCAACGAACTCTATATAACTCCAATCAATTTCTTCCTTTGTATATTCCTCTTGCTCCATTTTGAAGACATGCTGCATAATGAAATAATGAAGTGTTATTTGAGTCTATAGAAATTGTTTACCAGGAGATAGTAGAAAAATCAAACCTGGTTGAAATGCTGCTGTAACTTCTcatttgtcaaattgatacaAAATTGCTCGAAGCTGAACAGGGCCGATGTAAAGTTAGTTACTGTTAGAACAATAACTGTGGTTCAAAAGTAAATAGATACGAAAAATGTAAATAGAGAACACAAAAAATTCGATCACAGAGATTGGCCAAATGTGCATACGTCTATAAACTTCATATAAAATTAGGCAAGAGGGTGGTTAAGATTAAGAACCTGTTTGTCTTGAAACTCTCGAATCCGTATATATCTAGAACTCTAATTAAGTTCTTCGAAGTCAtaagagaaaccaaaaatgaacaatagcgaacgtcagaagagaaaccaagtaatatgaagattagaaaaatacctatggtgtcaaaatcgaactACTAACAAtgaattaatagaaggaggaaacgtcgtagatctaacagaggtggaaggagaatGCCTTAGAAGTAGCaaaaatcgtagcagtgagaaccctaacgtgaaaaagaacgaaaataacagagagtgaaataacaaaacgtgcagtatgttataattttaatgtttacttaaggggaccttagagggcgcttgtggaaaaaaagcgccctctaaagggggcctaagagggcgcttatgaaagcgctctctaaggctttccaaaagcgctttataaactggaaatgcacatggacttatagagcgcttttttaaaagcgccctctaagggtaaccttagagggcgctttctaaaaagcgccctgtattgttgtccctctatctcctccttattttttcgcttcaccttagagggcgctttattacaaaagcgccctctaaagtgtgttgtctattccagttgttcgctccttattttttcgcttcactttagagtgcgcttttgtaataaagcgccctctaaggtgcgctgtctattccagtttttggcgtagtgattcAAGCATTGCTATCATTATTCAAAAAACATCAAGAAACTAGCTAAAGTGATTCATCAAAACTAAAGCATTATGATCCTCATTCGATAAAAGTACAGCAAAAAAACCTCAGCACCCTGTGATTTCATCAACAAACAAATAAACTCAAAACAAACTAAACAAACGATCGAAATTAAACTAACTTAAAGAAACAAAACCAGGACCAACAGGAATAAACAACAAGTAGTAGAGATTAGGAAACAAACCAAACTCAGTGATGGCTCAAACAACAACGTGTTTTGACAGAGTTGCGGTGCTTCTGTTTGTTGAAGTCATTTTGTTGTTGTCGGTGGTATCTTAGTTTTCTTCGAAGTGGTACAATAGAGACGAATCAATGTGTTAGTTGTGGTGGTTGCACAATACTTGAGTTCACCGAAGTGAGGTTGACATGATAGAGGTTTTGTCCACGCTTTAGTGTAGAGGTTTGAGAGAAACCAAGAGTGGTAATGAGATATGAGGAAGTGTACGAAGGAGAGAAGGGTTAACAGTGACCACATGATTGCGGACGACAAGGGTGGTGCGACTTTGATTGCTTTTTTTTCTCAGAGATGGAGGTTTTTATGGTTCAAAAGTAATAAGAGGATTCCCGGTAACAAAAAGGTTAATCTGACGGTGACCGATGTGATTTTCGGCTAGTGATTTCACTCTTCTTCTTATTGCTTTTCTCACATCTCTATTATTTTTCCCTTAGTCATGTGAAGTTTAGTGTAGTGTTAGTTTAAATTTTATTCAAGGCGCGTTTAAGTGTTCGTGGTGTTGAAGTAAGAAGGTGATGATATGGAGTTGAGCGGAAGGTTATTGATGGGTAGTTTAAGGGTGTTTGCTGGAATGATGGTTGTGtatgaaattctggtatgcagATATTAGATGTCCTAAGAGATGTCGAGACACTGATATCTGATCAAAACACAATAACAAGATAACTTACAGATATGAGAATAGAAAATAAAAGAACACAATGTCAAGACAGATGTTAAGACATCATCTTCTGACAGAAACACTTTTACCAAAATAGTAGTTATGCAGAATTAAATTGCAGAAGATAAAAGACACAATCAATTGTTAATCCAATTCGGTGGAATGTCACCTATATCTGGGGGCTACCAAtccaggaaggaaatccactaatAGTATTAGTTCAAAGCCTAAACAATCCCAGTTTACAATTTATCACCTAATCATTACCTATGCAATTTCTACCTAGAACCCTTCTAGATATGAGAACCCCCCCCCTCACTTCCAATCACTGCAGTGATATCCTAAGTCACAAACTAGTGACAATAACCTAAAACAGAAGATTGCACTTCCAATAAACAATACATGGTTTTGCTTAAAAGATTCAACCAAGAACAATACTCAACTCTTTGCTTAAAAGCCCATGAGTGAGAATAATAACTTGATATACAATCAAGTACAATAAGTCAACCTCTATGCATCAAAATATACACGAGGGATGTACAAACAAACACTAAAACCCAAGGAACTCTCAAAACTGTAAACCCTTATTTGTGCACACGGTTTCTTCAATGTGAATTACTTGACAATTTAGGTTTAGGCAGTCCTTATAAATAGACTCCTGCAGTATGGGCTTGGACTCGTCAAATTAGATCCAATATTCTCTTGTAAATCAGTTGCAAGATCTTCTCCACAATAATAGGAACAAATCTATAATATTTCCTAAAAAGTATCAAAAGATCCTTTTTATGAAATCAAATCAAATTTGTATTGTTCCTAAAACATCCTTGATTTGTTGCGCATATAGGAGAATTAGAATAATCCAGAATCTCACATTTTAAAATCAAATCTTCAAGGATTCACACTTGTAGACCTGTACATGTGTACTGGTGTAAGATGTCGTAACATCTGTCAGGATATCAATCTGTAAGGAACATAAGTAGCACCTGTGACACAGTTGATTAAGATGTCATGACACCTTGTTCAAAATTAGGTTGTGATACATGTTTTCCCAAATGAAACATGTTTTATCAAAATTGTTGCCAATCATAAAATGACAGacctaacaatctccccctttggcaaattttggctaaaacaaccaAAGCACAATAAATCTGGAGAGAGGAATAAAACCACAAACACAAGTTACATGGATAACATGTAAACTTTGTACAAGCTGGAAACATAAAATATATCAGAGATAATCATGCAGTTACATAACAGACAAGTTATGTACTCCCCTTGTCACACATAATCAGGACTCTCCCTCAAGGGAACATGCAAAACAATATGAATTGTCCAAGTTCAAACATCAGTGGCATATGCAGCAAAAGAAAAATAAGCCTCACAAATAAGAGAAACCAAAGTTCTCCAAAAAAAACTTCAGGCAAGATGTCAGAACATTTGGTTTGACATCTGCACAAGCACCAGCAGTAGTAGCAATATCCGCTACAACAACACCAACAAGCATGACATATTATCATGATTCCCCTAAATAGTTGCATACAACAAGTAACCATAATAACTACTTCCCCTTAGCAGTAGTACAGTCTTATCACAACATGCTAATCAACATGTCAAGACATGTGTCATAACCTCGGGACAAACAAAAAACATACTAACATTTTACTCCCCCCTTTTAGCCAATAAACgacacaaaaatataataaatgtAAACAAAAATGGAAGCACACATATTGCACATAATAGAAGGTGGAAGCACACAAACTACATACATTCAAGTGGTATTCCATCTCTTGCCCCTATCAAAGAGTCTTCTGCATACCTTGCACATCTCACATATTTTAGGAGTGTTGACACAAAACATCCTTGTTACTACCTCAAAACATGTCTTCTTGAAACCAATCTTTTGCAGAGATCTCTTGTTCCATCTTTTGACAGGTTTCACCATAGCACTTTGCTTATGCATCAGAGCATGGAGAACATATAAAGAATTTGTTGCATTCCTCCCCATCTTTAATTTCCATAACTCCTCAATAGTGCAAGTTCCAATCCTAATGTTTATGTTTCCAATTTGATTTGCTTTAAACATAACAATAAGTTGTTCCTTGTTGTCCATATGCTCCAGAGTAACAACCCTTTCCTTCAACAAGATTCTTGATTAGACCATGGCACACAAAGGTGCAATACTCAGGGAAAACCCCCACAAAAAAGCATGCACaatcaaacagaaaaacaaacaaCTCAGATGTCAGTAGAAACATCTGATTCATTCCCTGCTGGCTCAATGTTTGACTCAATATTTTCCACATTTTCTGAAGCATCAGTCTGCTGAGATGATGTGTTAACATCTTCATCGATATTAGTCCCTTTTAAAATAATtgaatcatcaaccacaacattaatggatttCATCGGGCCCTTGGTTATGGAGTTAAATACTCTGTAAGCTCTACTGTTTGTAGAGTAACCAAGAGATATCCCTTTGAGATTCAAATGTCCAAGCTTCTGGTGTCACAACTTAACTTCATATTTCTTGGACATTAGGCATATGGAAGAACAAGTAGTTTCATGTGGAACAACCTTAGGTTTCCACTCCTTTCTAGTTTTAATCATTACATGATTAGCCCTAGgatatgttggatgttttggatAACCATGTAGTCTGTAGAAAAAAGGCTTTATATGTCCATATttaccacagtaatgacatttccaaGGCAAAAACTTGACTTTAGTTTCAGCTTCCTAATGTCTGGCAGGATGTTGTAACATTTGGTTGGACATCATGGGCTCATGCTTCCTTTCTGGAGGAATAAATTTTGTCACATGGATTTTTCCTTGTTTATTTTGATATTGGTAATTAAAACCTATACCTTTTAAGTTTTCATCCTCTTTTCCAACTTGAAGAATTTCATCTAGCATATCAGACCCACTGTTCAACATTCTTATGGATTTAGTCATGTTTTCAAGTTTGGAAGACAATAAAGTTACCTCATTTTCAAGATCAGCTACAGTAGATAAAAGTTTCTCTTTTTCAGCTTGTAGTTGAGCTATGATTCTCTTATGCTCTTCTTCTGTATTACACACCTATTCACTTATGACATAGAGCTCTTTGTAGGAAGCAACCAATTCTTCATAATAGACATCCTCATTACAagaatcttcatcagattcatatcTACCAGTGAAAGCTTTAACATGCTTAGCAGTTTCATCATCAATTTCACCTTCAGAATCATCAGACGAAGAAACAACAAGcccttcttttgtttcttgagatacgTGGGACATTCTGACCTACTGTGACCAAAACCCTCACATTCATGACACTGAATACCTTTTCCTTGATTGGTATTTTCTTCCGTTCTTGCTTTTCTCTGGGAATCACTATTCTTGCTAATttcagatgagatgttcttgacatttggtctcgACTTCCTGTCCATTCCCTTCAGCACTTTGTTGAATTGTCTCTTAAGCAATACAATAGCATTATACATTCCCTCATCAGTATCCAAGTCACATTGGCCCTCTTCATCTTCAGTGTTGGATACAAAAGatatgcttttgttcttcttttcagatctATGACTAATACCCAATTCAAAAGTTTGGAGTAGCCCAACAAGTTCATCTACTCTCATGTGGCTGTTGTCTTGGGCTTCTTcaatggttgtgaccttcatgtcaaatttctCAGGTTGGGACCTGAGAATTTTTCTAACCAACTTTTcttctgacatcttctctcccaaggcactagatgaattttcaatttcaagaacattcacgtgaaaatcatgaatactctcatcatctttcatctttaTATTCTCAAATTTGGAAGTGAGAAGCTGAAGTCTATACATCTTCACTTTAGATGTGCCTTCATGGGTGGTTCTGAGAATTTCCCATGCATCTTTGGCCACAGTACAAGTGTTTATTAACCTGAATATGTTTTTGTAAACTCCATTAAATAAAGAATTCAAAGCTTTGGAGTTTCTAGGAGCCAGTTCATATTCTTCATTAGACCAATCCTCTTTAGGCTTCAAGTCACTAGTAGCCTTCCCATCTTTGTCCTTCATAATAGGATGTTCCCAACCCTTGATGACAGCTTTCCAAGTCTTTCTATCCATAGATTTTAGGAATGCCACCATACGTGtcttccaatagtcatagttggtGCCATCTAAGATGGGTGGTCTGTTAACAAGTCCTCCTTCCATGGTACCAGAAAGTATCTTCCCCAGATCTCACCCAGAAACAGAGTAGGAtgcttgctctgataccaattgaaattctagtatgCAGATATCAGATGTCCTAAGAGATGTTGAGACACTGATATCTGATCAAAACACAATAACAAGATAACTTACAAAGATGAGAATAGAAAATAACATAACACAATGTCAAGACAGATGTTAAGACATCATCTGCTGACATAAACACTTTTACCAAAATAGTAATTATGCAGAATTAAATTGCATAAGGTAAAAGACATAAtcaattattaacccagttcggtgcaacatcacctacatctgggggctaccaagccaggaaggaaatccactaatAGTATTAGTTCAAAGCCTTAACAATCCCAGTTTATAACTCATCACCTAATCATTACCCATGAAATTTCTACCTAGAGCCCTTCTAGATATGAGAATCCCCCTCTCACTTCCAATCACCACAGTGATATCCTAAGTTATAAACCAGTGACAATAACCCAAAATAGAAGATTACACTTCCAATAAACAATACTTGGCtttgcttaaaagcttcaactcAACTCTTTGCTTAAAATCTCATGAGTGAGAATAATAACTTGATATACAATCAAGTACAATCAGTCAACCTCTATGCATCAAAAAATACATGAGGGATGTACAAACAAAGATTAAAACCTAAGGAACTCTCAAAACTGTAAACCCTTATTTGTGCATACGGTTTCTTCAATGTGAATTACTTGAGAATTTAGGTTTAGGCAGTCCTTATAAATAgaattgtgtgtgtgtgtgggggggggggggggagattgATTTGTGTTGCAATTTTAAATTTATAGAATTGTAAGATTGCAAGGAATACAATATTGATAATATTTATCAATTTAAGGGGAGTCATACAACTAAGAGGAAAATTTTCAATCTTTTCAAAATCATAAGAATAAAGTATTTGTCATCATCAGAAAGGGGGAGATTATGAAGAAATTATCTTCTATTTGATttggttttgatgaagacaaaatGTATATCAAAGGAGAAAATGATAAAGAGGTTTGAAAACAAGTGCATATTAAAGATGAAGAAAACTTGAATAATGATCATCGAGAAAAATATGAGAAGAGTTATAATGATTAGAAATTTAAACGTATATGTTACAATTCAATTTAATATACTTGGAATGCTAAAAGATAATTCTCAAAATTCATCTACAAAGTTCTTAAACGTAATACATGAAAATTATTGAAGTTAAGCTTTCAAACGTTATATTTTTAATAAAACTATATATGTTAATCGATTAAAGTTTAGTGGTAATCGATTATCAGGTTTAAAATTTGAATTAAATTATACGTTGGACAGTTGTAATCAATTACAGTCTAGTGGTAATCGATTACTACCTGAACAAATGCAAATTTTCACCAAATAACATCATTGTTTTGAGTGGCAAAGGTTCATGGAACCTTTACAAACTTATGCATTCATTCATTGAGATTTCTAAGGGTGTATATAAGATATTATATACAAAAAAATATCTTAAAAGTTTCATTACAAATTTTGAGCATTCATATTATAATAATTTGAATTGTAATACAAGAAAGAAAATCCCAATATTACAAGTGTTAAATTGGAAATTCAAGTTAACAATAAAAACTTCTTTAACATTTTTTACAAAGTGTGTGTAGTACTTATTCATCAAGGTTGTGGTGAAAAGTATAGGTATAAGAAAGTAGTTTTCTTTCTTTGTGATTGTGTTCGAAGGTTGTAAAGACGGTCTTGCCGTGATAATTTTACACAAGAATCTAACAAAGTGGAAAATCCTCTAAGGAAATAGGGGGACTGAACTAGCATTCGTTTGGAGAAGGTGAACCAAGATACATCTTTGTGTGATTTACTTTAAGCATACTTTAAGTAAGCTTAAGCTTCCAATGGGTGGTAATGGTAATGGTCCTCCTCATATGATGATGGGTGGTGGAAATCATCCACAGCTTATGAATGCTCCAAAGGGTGGTGGTGGTGGAAATCATCCACAACTTATGAATGGTCTGAAgggtggtggtggtggtggagGTGGAAATGGTTGAGGTAATGGGAAGAAAGGTGGCGGCAGTGGTGGACCTGTTTGGAAATCCATTATTCATCATACCTTGAAAACCACCTTCTCCTCCCATTACATTTACCTTTTTACCCTATTACTATCTGGAATTCCACCATTACCACCACCACCTCCACCTCTTCCACCAACATTCTTGTTTCCATTTTTACCCTCTGGCATTCTGCCTCCATTTGTACCACCACCGTTGTTTTTGTTACCTCCACCTTGATTTGGATTATTCCctccaccaccaccaccgccGCCACCACCTTTCTTTCCTCCATTTTTACCATCATTTCCACCATCTATACCATGAACTTGAACAGGCATAGGTCCACCATCGCCGCCACCTTTCTTCCCAATAACTCCACCATTTCCACCTCCACCACCATCACCACCATTCATACCATTCATAAGTTGTGGATGATTTCCACCGTCGCCGCCACCACCACCCTTTGGAGCATTCATAAGTTGTGGATGATTTCCACCACCCATCATCATATGAGGAGGACCATTACCATTACTACCCATTAAAAGCTTCATCTTATTCAAAGGATGTTGTTTCATTTCTACCATTTAAATTTCCAGCACTTTATACTTTAAGCATTCATAAACCAGTTAAGAAAACATAACAAAGCTTCCAAAAAATTATCATTTTATCACTTAAATGGGAAAGTCCAGCAATCATATTTCAATATCTCCCCTTTTTAGGTTGCATCTAAAACTTACAATAAGAAATTTTTTTTGACTATCTACCATTCAACGTTGTTGTTGCTACTACTCATTTTTTTGTTTCTCATTTGTGTGTCAGTTATAATATTGATTATGCATACCCATATGAGACCCCTTTCACATTCAAAAGTTTCCTGCATCTTAGCCACATGCTATGTATATCTCATATGTTAAAAATTTACCCCCATATATTGATGTATTCCGACTAGTAAAAAGTTATATATTTCTCATCATGTTGTGTTTCtttaatatatattattttaCTCACTTTATTCTAATTCTCATACTCGTACAAGGTCTGAGCTTTCTTGTATTGACTTTTTTCTTTGATGATGATGTTTTTAATGATTGCGTTATTTTAAATTGTAGGATTGATATTACAGTTACTCCAAATAGAGATACATTTTATCCCCATGGTTATCTAACAACCATTTTTCCCCTACTTCATCTACACACCCTCTTTCTCGTTATCCTTCTCGTGATCATAAATTTACACAACTGTCTGATTTTATTTATTCCATGTATTCCCcttatttttattcttttctaACCTCTACTCAAAATTTATCTGGTCTTATTTCTATAAAGAATATATTCTTGATCCTCTTCAAACACATTCAATTCTTGAGGAACTTGCTACTTTATATAAGACAGATAATTAAGACTTATTACCTCTTCCACCATGAAAATATGCTAAAGGGTCTCGTTGGGTATACAATATCAAAATTAAATCTTATGGATCAATTGACTGATACAAAGTTTGCCTTGTTTTAAGGGATTCTCTGAACAATTTGGACCGAATTATGAGTTTGATGGGAAATGTTAAATAAAATCTTGTATTAAGGATATTTTAGTCTTTTGATACTTTATTAACTATACCTTTATATTGCTTTGTACTATAATACTTTTATTGTTCCTAATAAAATCCTAATAGTCTTATCTTCTCTCTTTCTTTTAATTATTTTGGTTCTTGAATATATTTTTAGACAATTATTTTAGTCATCCATTTTTTTAATCAATTTAATCTTTAAAATTACTAATAAAAAATACACTAAGGATGTATTTGTAATTTCAATCAATTTAGAGACCATAGTGATAGTGCATCAGACATTCAAATACCTAAAAAATTCTTGCTCTATAAAATATAACTCATGgtataatttattttaatttttacAATTATTTAGTTATTTGTATAGAGTGATATTTGGTTTCTGATGATAACAAAAAAT from Lathyrus oleraceus cultivar Zhongwan6 chromosome 7, CAAS_Psat_ZW6_1.0, whole genome shotgun sequence encodes the following:
- the LOC127103137 gene encoding glycine-rich protein DOT1-like, with protein sequence MVEMKQHPLNKMKLLMGSNGNGPPHMMMGGGNHPQLMNAPKGGGGGDGGNHPQLMNGMNGGDGGGGGNGGVIGKKGGGDGGPMPVQVHGIDGGNDGKNGGKKGGGGGGGGGGNNPNQGGGNKNNGGGTNGGRMPEGKNGNKNVGGRGGGGGGNGGIPDSNRVKR